In Brachyhypopomus gauderio isolate BG-103 chromosome 18, BGAUD_0.2, whole genome shotgun sequence, the sequence gtagacctttctgacttggtcatcttataagtagctcgcaagctgaaaacttgtgggcacccctgctatACACTATACTCCTGGCCTACTTTCGAGTCAAGCTGCAGGATTGTAAATGTCTACCTGCTGTTCCAAACTGAGAACTAAAGTAAGCCTCAGAAACAGATGTAGTCTATCAATATTGTACCATCACTAAATGGACAATTAATTGTGCTGGACATCCAACAGCAACTGACAAAATGTCTCCCACTTTACAAAAACAGAAATGTGTTTCTAAAACGTGaatactcttttttttttatgacagcCTGAGATTTACTGGGAGTAGTGTTATTGCTATTGATCACTTTGATCAATGCAATAGGTTATGATGATTATAGACCTGTGACCTAATTTTAGTATTTTGCCCTCATGCATCAGAATTAGCTGGAGCGCCACTGAGCTAACGATCACTCTAGCTAATCACATATGCTAATCACATACATTTCCTGATAAGAGTGCACTAAcgagctacagcacacagtctGGAAAAACAGAAGCCTCATTTAACCAAATTACATGGAAATAATGTCAGTTTCAGTTTCAATATTAAATGTGCTTTGTTGCACCATTTTGTTTAATAGTGTTGCATTGACATTTGTGTACACCTCAAAGATAAAGGAGGGGTTGGATCCTCTCACTGGAAAATGCCAGTTCATGTAAGAGAGATATTCATAGCACCAAATTTTTTGGTAAACCTTTACACTAACTAAGATGCATCCAGTGCAAAAATGCTTTGAGCACACATCACTTAAGATTTTAAGAGGTTCTTTAGAACTTTATGTCAAATACATTTAGATTGGCGAATGTCCTCCACTAcaaaatctggttaattgttCATAAATCAAAGAAAGCTTTTAAGACTGAGGAGATCTTACTGTTCAGCCCAAGTACCCAATATGTGCACAAAGCTTTCAATTTGTATGCACACTGCCTTCTTGTGAAGGTGCCCGAGATGTGTCATACAGTATGAGGTCATGCCGTGCAAAGACGATTTGAAACTTAGTCCAAGCTAAAATCTTAAGTATGGAGTCCTACTCAGCTCAAAATATGCCTCAAAAATATGTCTCCACTCCATCGTCTACGCACACGCCCACGTTAGTCCTTAAACTGTAGAATTCTTTGCATCTTTGAATCCCATTTTCCTCATGAATTGAAAGTACATGCCAGTGGTATCTAATTAGCTGAAGTAAATGTACAGCATttgtgacgttgggtgcgaggcgaaggacgagacacaaatccagcttcacagacacaacgacacgttgtgacaacatgtgttgtgaaaagcgcaatacaaataaactttgattgattgattgacacgTTTTAATGcagacaggtattgcgcaatagcgcacgctaaacagacacatacacacgtaacgtgtagactcaaacattagacaacgacgagcacaagacactgcgcgaacgcacattaaatagacagaccacatcaaccccacgtgatgacgagacgagccacaggtgagacggataatgacaagacgcacccgcacccacggaggtacacagacgcagacgaatagacgcagacaacgttaacacacgccccaaaggaagggttcggggaccgtagcgtgacagcaTTATCCTTAAAAACACATGAGACTGCAGGgctgggcacacacacagacctctgtGGAAGCCATTTCAGCAATATTAATAATGAAAAAAGATTTGCTCAATTGATAGTGTTTAAAATTTTATTTCTCATAATTAAAAATTTACTTCTAACAAATGACCAGGTGATTATTGTTCATTTGGGACTGAAGCCCCCACTGTTCACAAAACATTCAGAGCGTAACGTTACTCAAGGGCtctatgaatgaattaatgttcGATTTATGTACTGTCACATTTATGTAAcgcaggtacaagtcttacacgaCCTATCTAAGAAGCAACAACCAGTTGGGCACAGCGTAATCTCTAccagaagccacagccccctatTGGACTGAATCAGATgcaggaaagggagagagaggacacacccaggacagagcaccatctaCCACTGGGTAtacaagcaaaaacacacattcatgcacagaaaCTCAGACAACCGGTTTTTAATGGAGACATATagtctcatatacacacacacttggagaGAATTTTCAGGGGAAAGCCAATTTACTTAACCTCCATGTTTCCTTGGACTGTGGAAGGAAACCAGACCCTAAGCCTATATATACATTAGGCCTGACTAAAATTTTGTTTATAGCCAAGCTTTGCTTATTGTTCAATAACCtgaaaacaccaccacaccctcctcatACTTTCAGAAGCAAGCATGTATGTCCATGTTGCCTACCATCTGTTTTAGCTCTTAGGAAGTGGTGTGTAAGGAGAGGAGCCCGTGCATGGTGGATTCCGAGGTGTAACTTTTTTAAAGAGTCAATAGCGGTAAATTGGAGCTGTTTTTAATAAACCTGACATGGAAAAATCTTTCAGGGCTGGGATCAGAACATTCGGGGAGTGAGCTGAAGTCCCGCTCCTAACGACGCCTCCGATTCACACTTTATTACTCGCAATTCTACTTTATTACTTGCTATTTTGACTTTATTTCATCATTACTGCACAGTGGAGACAACCAGATGCTAGCTTCCTTTTTTATTTCACTGATTACTGGATAACACTGTTACAAAGTAGTACGATTGATGTTAAATGAAGTGTTAGTGtacagtttatttattttacaagaGCATCATGCTTTCTATAATAAGTAAACAAATTGTTGAGCACAAATATGTCAGCGCTCAAATTGTGCAGAAGTGTGTTCTTGAGTTTGTCTGGGTTCTTCTTTCTTAAGAGCAAATCCCAAATAAGAAAGCACTGCTGGATTTAAGAATGGTTGGAGAATGATGCCCATTGTTTCATATTTTCTTTTGTGAAACTTTATGTAATTTGGTAACAATGACATTGATCTGTCAGTGAACAATATATACTTCTTATAGGTTACCAGTCTATATCATATCTATACATATTCAGCAAATTCATTAAGACACAGAAATGATTCTTTACCTGTTCATGTATTCCAAGAATCAGTTTCACTGTATCAGCAGTTAGTTTCTTCCAGTGGTATTCAATCAGGCAACGATTATGATCTCTGATACTGTGCTTCAATGCAAGGCTAACCATTCTGAGAAAATTCTAATTAAATTAACTTGCATAGATTCTGTGTGCACTTTTTGACACCATTAAACACCCCTTCCAGTTTGCAGGCAAAGCCTACATATCTGTAGGTGATTCATTTAGTCCGCAACACACTGTACAGCTTTTAAAGCTATTGTCCCCACAGAATCATCCAATTTATTAATTAAGGTCCCATTCCTCCCTTCTGACAAGTGGCACCCATACACTTTACTGTATAGCAATAACAATTATGGTGTATTTTGCTCTATCACTTCTATTCACAATAAGCTGCACTTACTGCTACTGAGACCCTTGAACATCTGACACACATACCTGACACGGCGTCTCCGTGTCATTAGTGTGACACTTGTGTGACGTGAGCTTTCTCAATAAACAAGGGAACGCATGAAAATGAACCGAAAAGGACTACATAAGCTTGAGACGTGATCATTAGCTCCTCCGTGTCACTCACTCCACGCTTCACTTTGTCCTCTTGAACATCTCGCCTGCGTTCCAACTTCGGGAGGTGTTTTGATATGAATCATGACATTGACAACATGGCGCGGGCTTCCTGTTGTGCGCAGGGAGGAGAGTGTCGCACAGACGGGACAAACAGTGCCGCTAATTATCCCAGCAGAAAACCACCTGTCACTCAGCGGCTATTCAAAAACTGCACCTGACTCGTTTAAGGCAGTCTGAGCTCTCCAGGAAACTGAGTGTCGCAGGCTTGGAAGGTCAAGCAAGGTCAACACTGTTTGGTTAGAAACTCACAAAAAGGGGAGAGAAGCGTCAAATGGAAACAAACGAGGGTGGCATGTCTTTGGCTGGAGGACCATACGTGGTAGACTTTGGGGTTTAAAACTCGAGTTGGACATAACTGAAGGACACAAAAGAATGTGGGAAACAAATTAGACAATGGAACAACCACGTCAAACTTCATAAGCACCTACTATACACCTGGataggtttgtttagtttacaCTAGCCAGTTAGCTGTAAATAGGCTATAGCTACTACATAAAACAGTTACTTTTAATATCCTGTCCCTAAGCTTATCCTGGTATTGATTTGAgtcttgacttggacttggactCTAACCAAAAGACTCGTGACTTGATTTGGACTCTAGCCTAAAGACTTGTAACCTGACTTAGATTTGTATTTTGCAACTTATTTtgcagaaaaaataaaataagttgTATTTTGCAACTTATTTCGCAGAAAATCTCCGCAATAAAGCATGTCCTCCACAATGTTGTAGTGGTAAAACTAAACTAGTCTTCATTTTCATCATTTGATTTAAAGATCAATGATACTATGCTGTTTTCACACATGTTAACACAGCATATGGGGGCTTAATGATATATGTCTGTGACATGATTTGATCAAAACACCACAAGGATCAATCACCACAGCATCAATCTCAGCCCATCCTAACAGGGCCCAGTTCAAACAGGGCCCAGTCCAAACAGGGATCAGTCCAAACAGGGTCCAGTCCAAATTTAATTGAAACCATTTATAATTTGATCGTTTTAACCGCTATCACTGTATTATCACTCACTGTCCCACCTGACATTACAGCACAGCTATAGTCTTTAAATAATGTGTATGTATCCACAATTATGGATTCACAATTTTAACAGCTGCTTGAAAATGACTGCTGGTAAACACAGTGACTGATAGTCTGACAGAAAATATATAAGAACAGCTTCACTGGACATTCAGTTGGATTAAAAAAACACTAAAATACAGAGAGTAAAAGAGAAGCAACTAGATGTAGTGGTCTAATACCATCCGGCACTAGGCAGCATGCAAATACGATGTTATTTCACAAATATGGTAATTCGGGTGTGATGTAATCAAACATTGAATGACTTTTCAAGCAGGCTTTAGCTAGCCTCTCACTGTCCGAATTCTCACCGTCCACAAATGCTGTATGTGCAATAGAACTGTgggaacattttttaaataaattgtacacacacacacacagcctctgcaAAAACTTGGAGCCAGATTGGCTTGTTGCTGTAGCTATATAACTTTATTAAATTTTGGCTAATTAGCATACTGTTCAGCTGATTGTTCTGCTACTTACAGAGCTGGAACTACTTTATAGAAGTGATTAACAGACTATTTCTGCACTTTTAGTTTTAAAAGACTTGACAGTTTTAAAAGCAGTTAAaccaaaacattaaaaaatgatATTCATATATAAGAGGGTTTGAGTGTCTGCTGGTAGAAACATTGGAGAATTGGAAGGCTCTTCAGTATGATGGCTGTGATTATCTTGAGGCCAAAGGTGGACCTCATATCCGTCCTTAAGTCCTTTGTCCTACCTCCTGCAGTCCAAGACCCATAAATAGATTGCACAGATTACACCATCATCATGTGTACATTATGTAAATGCAGTTGGAGGCACTGAGGACAGAAGAGGCTTTCAATGTAAGGAATCAGGTGTGTCCTATATGTAAGGAATCAGGTGTGTCCTATATGTAAGGAATCAGGTGTGTCCTATGCAGAATTAATTTTTTTCACTACAGCACACAATAGGTCTGTGGTATAAATTCTCCTAATCTTCTTACATTCATTTACAGGCTCTTTTTGCTGTGTAACTCTGTTTGAGCTAATAAACGGCACGTTTAGGTTTTCAAGTTCAATGCTTTGTTTATAACAGACATGCACGTTTTCAGATCAAAACCATAAACGGCATACGATGTACCCTATCCGTCGAGTAGGTGTGAGTTAACAAAATGGTTTCAATTTGTAAATCTGTTTAGCATTGATTCCTGTGTCCTTTCATCTTTTCCTCAGAGGTGTCAAGATGTGAAGAAGAGACAAGGAAAGGAAACGAGGATAAACAAGTTAAGTGTGAAAGTGTCTTCCAGAATGGGGACCACTTTCCACTACAGGTCAACACTCCACATTACCAGCTCAGCTAAACAGGGCTGCCGGACTAAAATGTTAATTCCCTCAAATGTTCAATGTTCTCTGATCATTCTAGCAGCTTCACACATAGCAAAGCGCGCCCATCTGCCAAATTACAGATGGATATAAAGCATAACATGGCACAGCATTTGGTACTGATGCCTCTTTTCGTAAAAGTTAATTTGCCGGCCTACTGACACAGGCTGTAAAAGCAGTcagacacaaagcacacatagcTGTCATGCTGCCTTCGAAAAAAAACTTTATTCACTTAGCGCTTCTTTTTCCTAGAACTGAGGACTGATTCAGGGCTTTGTGCTAAAGGCGTCACTGAAATCACAGTAGCTGAGCTACAGGGGTATCAGCTCCAAACAATAGATATCTCCTAATGGATATTTGATTAACTGGGATCTGTAGTCAAGTTGAAGTTAAAAACTACACAAACTCTTCCGGATCAAATGCATTTGACGAACTATCAGTGGTATTCACTGCCCACTTTGCTAGACTCAAATGCAGAGATTGACTGACTGTTCAGCCAAATGCTTAGCACAAATGAGTGCAATGAAGTCAAAGTGAAAAAACAGACTGTCACTATCCACTCTcaactcaatcaatcaatcaatcaatcaaattttatttatatagcgctttttacaacagttgttgtcacaaagcagctttacaagtgccgagtcctagcccccagtgagcaagccaaaggcgacagtggcaaggaaaaactccctagtttttgcatgaggaagaaaccttgagaggaaccaagactcagggggggagcccatcctcctctggccgacaccggtcaccatgacaacaacaacaatatagacagaatgtagacagaatgtaaaagatgcaataatgtccatttagaccgaaaaagatgtaataatgtccatcatggtgtaggcatccggttaggcaggaggtggccggccaggatggatcgcttgtctctcctcatctcattatacctcaagcaggcgggcagccatgtggagaaatgaaacagggaaaattagctctgtatgaggacatatacaggacaggtaaaattataaacatttctggagtgtggcagcaactccggcactaagttaaattattacagcctagctaaaaaggcagaaccagaaggtaacataggcttgggggcattctgagacaatggcatccgtccactgcactgtcaacaaacttgagtgaccacgagcagtgacaggatgacagcaccagcaccccagtctaccataaaacccttcgtctatgaacccctggatctgtacctttatctaagggggatattaattatcaaacgctagactaaataagtgggttttcaacctagatttaaagattgtgactgtgtcagagtcccggacacatttaggaagattattccaaagctggggggccttataagaaaaggctcttccccctgctgttaccttgttaatttgtggaactaataacagaccagcaccctgtgatcttagttgacgtgggggttcatagtaggaaataagttcctggaggtattcaggagcaagcccgtgtagtgctttatatgctaataatagaattttaaaatcaatacgaaatttaactgggagccaatgcagggctgataggactggtctaatatgctgaaattttctagttctggtcagaactctagctgcggcattttgaactacttgaagtttatttagattcctatttgaacatcctgacagtagtgaattgcagtagtctagtctagagctaacaaaggcgtgcaccaatttttctgcatcatcctgtgataatgcatttcttaatttggcaatgttgcggagatgtagaaaagctatcctagtagtattatctatatatttatcaaatgataggtcagagtcgagtatgacgcctaggtttttggctactgtgccaggtgtaatgggatagtctgcaagattaagcattaaatttggaattttctgtcttgcggccttagggcccacaaggagaacttctgttttgtcctcatttaattgtaggaagtttagagacatccagcacttaatatctcttacacaggcctcaatttttcctaaactgagtttgtcatcgggtttggctgatatgtaaagttgagtgtcatccgcatagcagtgaaaattgacaccatgtttgtttataactgtgcccaatggtagcatatataatgtaaataatagtggtcctaagatggagccttgcgggaccccatatttaaccattgtacgttaactccacacactcaactccACACTCCTGGTGTGGTGTATCCTGAAGCTGGATGGTGATAAATGTTATAAACTACAAAACTACAAAGTGAAGTTCTGTAGCAGTTTTACACCATAGCAGCATACAGCTTTAAGGCCACTGCTGGTTCCACACCAGAGGCAATGCAATTTAATACAGGCCTCTTTTATATTTACCGTTGCAAATGTCCCAAATTGCCCAAAACATACTAATAAACATACCatctaaaacacaaaacaaataaaaaagatTGACCtagcacacacattcatgtcttGTATacctttatttgttttaaaCCTAAAGGATACACAATCAAAAATACCCAAGGCTGTGCTACATATCAACTAACAACGGCACGAGTTCAAAACCTTTTTCTGACAACAGATATAAAAACGGTAACGGCGCAGGTCTGTGACTAAACTATAAAGCAGAAAATTGAGCTTTGGCAAAGAGTTCTGCCATAATCATCCCAGCGTCCAAGGTGGTTCTGGTTCCTGGATCATCCTTCACAGGTTGAACATAGATTGCTGCCTAAAGCATAATGCAATGCACAGAAGGCCGCTGGTCATCCaatgaaaaacattttacaaGGTGTCTTATGGCCATACACACAATGAGTTGATTTCTGCTCATGGGCTATTTACATTTCGGCTCAAAGGAGGAACCATAACATACATTTACCATGTACTCGCCAGTCTATggtaatatatttaggttagtATTATCATTAATATATCCCACATAAAAATGAGTTTTACAGGTATCTTGACATAAAATCACAGAAACTGTGTGTATCGAAAAAAAACTGACGAAGTTTCCCTTATTTGCATCATGCCTTTCACAATGGATCAAACGGTCACCTAACTACAAGGGTTGGTTACAGAACTGTTGTTTGAGATGAGTCAGTGACACTCACAGACAGCGCGGGAAAAAACATTTTGGACAAGTCATGCCTTTGTACAAACAACTGTCTGATATTAAATACAAAAGAAACAGGAAAtgtacaataaaaaataaatagtcaTAAATAAATAGTCATACGCGTGAAGAACTAGAGAAAGctggggaggagagaaagagaacagcGGGGTACTCGTGGAAAGGGGGCGGGTCCGGCGACGCCCATTCGGTGAGCGGTAGCGCCTTCATTGGCTGTCGGTGTTGGGGGGCTTGGTGTCGTGCTGGGCGCCGGCAGCCGGGAGCCAGGGTGAGACGGAGCGGGAGGTGGTCTGCTTGGCCATGCTGTAGTGGCTGATGACGGTGTAGAAGCGGCCGCGGGAGTTGCCGTCCTGGGCCGAGTAGTACGCTTCCAGGGAGGCTGGGATGCATCGCTTGTGctgtcaggggtcaggggtcgggggggggggggggggggggtggaagcAGGATCACGGCATGTCAGAAGTTAACGGCCCTCCTGGCTCCCTCCATcttaagtgttttttttttctctttttgtttTACCACACCATCAAACTCATCCATAACAACATCATACATCATAGATTACGCTACCATGCGACGGCTACCACTACTGGATTGTGGTCTTGTAAACTGTGAAGTGTTCAGTATCGCATTACCCAGAGGGTTCCTTTGGAGAATCTAATCAGCTGATATGTCTtaaatcactacagacataTTACAAAATTGCATTGCTGAGGTGAATTAAATTTTGTGTATTCTTTAATAGTGTGTGCCAAGTTACATGTCCTCATATGATTAAGTGCCTATTAGGTCCGAATCAAGAAGATACCAAGACAGATGTGAAAATGTTGACGCTTTTTGATCATTTCTTTTAAAATTATGTGTTTGATTCGTATAAGCTGATGCTTAAGGGAGTGAAGACTTATTCTCACTTACCTTGTACACAAAGCCATCTGGGCAGGTGTGGTCGTAAGTGAAGGCCTTATACACCACCAAGAACACTATGCAGGCAAGGAAGGCCAAGGCCAGGACGATGAGGATAGTGACCTGGGAACACAGAACATCACATGACCTCAGCCAATTGTGGATGTTTTGGACTGTGTACCTCAAGTCAGATCCTGTTATTGTGTCCTCGTCATAAGTGATACTTCATGCTATATGTTCTTACATGGTCTTGGTTCTCAGGTCTTGGTTTTTCAGTCTTGTCTTACATCATTTGCAATATATCATTTGAAATAAACACTCTCCTGTGTTCTTACTGTGGCAGTTGTGAATAATAATACCAAACAATTCATCTTAACCTGCAAAAAAACAGATTCAGCCTCAGTTCACTGCCAGTTCAGCAAGGAGTCCAGGGAAAATAATAATAGgaggtctgacacacacacacacacacacacacacacacacttttctcatttatttccatcactgtCAGCATCAGACACAGTGCCATCACAAGACATATCCCAGTCTGTCAGAGCACATTTGCTACAACAAAGTGATACAAAGAAGAAATCTACAGGCTCTTCTGAAAGCTGCACCACGGAAGAGACGATTGTGGACCAAAGCCGACTACTTTGTCAAGGGGCATTAGTGCAGTAAAAGGAGGGCAATTTTCCACATTTTAGCTCCACTATCAGAATCTGGGTGTTTCTGAGCACCGGCTAATTATAATTATGCAAATTAGTTGAAAAATAAATGAGAGACAGCCAACTGACCCTCGAATATTTGAACACTTTCATACAATGAAAGGCTGTGGGCCAGCTTTAGTAGTTGCTTTTGTTATTTGTGGCAAGTTAAGCAATGCCTCATTTAACATGCATTAAAACTACTGTGAATTATCCAGGGATGAGTCCTTAATGCATTATGGGGTAAAATGAAGAGAAATGTATTATTATACAACTGAAAAGTATTTGCCAAGTATGCACAACATCATAAATTTAATCCACCTCTTGAGGAACAAACACTATTATAGATCATGCAAGATGTCCATGGTTTGCATAGCTGAACATACGAGTAGCAGTGTAATCAGTAACATAATCGATTCTAACATGAGGAGTTTGAAATGGAAGGCACAGGGGAATCACTCAATATACACTGAAGCCTTTGTGTAATGTTTATTGTTCCAGCAGGCATTAAAGATAATATCCAATTTAATGCTTATTTCATACATCACAAAAAGGGATTATCGTTATCTGGCTAAACTTTCCCTGAAGCTGTTATAAGTATACGGTGGTCTTCTGGGGTTTGGGTGGGATTTTGTGCAGCTGCTACGTTTTTATACACATGATGGTACAGCAGCTTTTGACCATACACATGATGGTACAGCAGCACATTATAAACTGTTTCCATGCAGacgctgtgtgttgtgttgttgtgcTGGGGACAATGTGTTGGTCAGGGGAACCAATCAAAACCTCCTGTCTGCTCCACGTCTTTATCTGCCAATCTCCATTTAGCGCCAACACCGGGTTAATAaggaaatttttttttctccatccatccatcctcttGCTTTGGATCAAACATGGCCATGACCTTGGCTGTGATTGGCCAAGTTTGTTGCGCACTGCTTAGCCGCGCGATTGATGATGACAGGCAGCGTTCACAGTCTCACCGCATTACTGCAGACAGCCCTTGTCAT encodes:
- the nsg2 gene encoding neuronal vesicle trafficking-associated protein 2, yielding MVKLGSNLQDKGAKPVSVEDGFQNVPLITPLDVSNLQYQAPDKVVVKTRSEYQAEQKNKAKLPKVEEFTISFTDSASERLKVTILIVLALAFLACIVFLVVYKAFTYDHTCPDGFVYKHKRCIPASLEAYYSAQDGNSRGRFYTVISHYSMAKQTTSRSVSPWLPAAGAQHDTKPPNTDSQ